A single window of Coffea eugenioides isolate CCC68of chromosome 7, Ceug_1.0, whole genome shotgun sequence DNA harbors:
- the LOC113777412 gene encoding putative late blight resistance protein homolog R1A-3 gives MEIPSSSNANCFDYLQSHHASSSTSTSCFDLALDFLAERRVFKDVEKRVRLMKTCFLYVKKCRRRRNHEALLEHDREDRCNIMSELQDVAIRMIQELQPIYFEFICTDYLLDFDIIERTATRSKEKMKMLLETDLKKSCAAIFIDYYSPGDPRLVMDLIMCLIENLNCVLRAGELRDTLRNRLKLLRNLIGFVTMQGLECSQLTDLLTYTVVAAGSLISICLSDYDDEQAVNRMESEIYQLIHEKINLHDLQVRETFVHVLTASKKQPRSSYDLALQKNDDPVVGQFIGSLCYYLIDLLGSYASFQVPVKDQILKLHEGLRYLDILLKQEEKLGDEIKDLIGVAVSDVGILTFSLSVNEIKEGLPEETDLGVFHLHKVLKYMVAEVAQNYPLKSPYSSFNYPRPNELGCMDSFLENLKELARCDEADDSIGFQHHRIQVIQNDLVFLRSFLENIKEQRYQNGKLQAFWSHVMEAAYKAELLIDLALVGDKCEDSLDAVSRDINLLKIEAPEIHNAQTQRVNKTSLHIPSQLAAAMHDEDLVGLDDEVEIITHRLTRGSKQLDIVPIVGMPGLGKTTLAHKVYNAPSVRSHFHVHGWCRVSQTCSKHSLLVQLLCSVDSRSPDEYLKEDENNLANKLRQVLLRSRYLLFLDDLWDVEAWNLLEKSLPNDANGSRILFTSRYQNLSLHFKPNSEPHHLRHLTGEESWTLLQRKLFGMEDCPPALSEVGSQISKLCHGLPLAVVLIAGILATTAQDSWEEVAKSLSSIVLEDEYCMKALELSYSHLPDYLKPCLLYFAAFQEDEVINVRRLLRLWISERFVQQTEGKSLKEAAYDYLTTLINRSLVMAVRQRNVGGAKYCLLHDLVHEFCVKKAKEESFLYAIHSWNPLCLTGPSNPHRVCVSNARELKIWELTLIFPNLRSLILFGQDDFKHEEEDLRILLPKLLRVLDIRNLDFRYSFPMEVVLLVHLRYLALKRIPYIPSAIANLSRLETLIVEDPFGTELPSTIWNIKTLSHLRVLNYHGVWPMGFIFPLGNLEGSPDLDHLDTLHLAIDPSPQSLQKILRKLPSVRRLKCMERWNSSREATRNCNEILEFDGLNQLESLHLFRFHGCGFKFPLNLKKLVLSHNRQPWSEISTIGKLPNLEVLKLLEDCFVGEEWVMKEGEFPKLRVLKLSELEFRNWTAFSDNFSRLEKLVLHSCEELEKVPSCLGECETLEMIQVKGCRESVVDSVKQIQQEQIDMGNEVLKIEIDEYDTSISSEE, from the coding sequence ATGGAGATCCCCTCCAGCAGTAACGCCAATTGCTTTGATTATCTGCAGTCGCATCACGCCTCCTCCAGCACTAGCACTAGTTGCTTTGATCTTGCTTTAGATTTTCTAGCCGAGCGCCGGGTCTTCAAGGACGTGGAGAAGAGGGTAAGATTAATGAAAACCTGTTTTCTGTATGTCAAAAAGTGTAGGAGGAGGAGGAACCACGAAGCGCTTTTGGAGCATGATCGCGAGGACAGGTGTAATATTATGTCTGAACTTCAAGATGTGGCTATCAGGATGATTCAAGAACTTCAGCctatttattttgaatttatttgtaCTGATTATCTCTTAGATTTTGACATCATTGAAAGGACGGCTACCAGATCCAAGGAAAAGATGAAAATGCTTCTTGAGACAGATCTCAAGAAATCATGCGCCGCCATCTTCATCGACTATTACTCACCAGGAGATCCACGACTAGTTATGGATCTTATTATGTGCCTTATAGAGAATCTGAATTGCGTTTTACGTGCTGGGGAGCTAAGAGATACACTCAGAAATAGGCTAAAACTCTTAAGGAATCTCATTGGCTTTGTGACAATGCAAGGTCTTGAATGTTCGCAACTGACAGATCTCTTGACTTACACTGTAGTTGCAGCTGGAAGCCTGATTTCTATATGTCTGTCTGACTATGATGATGAACAAGCGGTCAATCGAATGGAATCTGAAATTTATCAGCTGATACACGAGAAGATCAATCTTCATGATCTCCAAGTTCGAGAAACTTTTGTCCATGTCCTGACAGCTTCAAAGAAACAACCGAGATCATCATATGATTTAGCCCTTCAGAAGAATGACGATCCAGTGGTAGGCCAGTTTATTGGTTCTCTCTGCTATTATCTTATAGATCTACTAGGATCTTATGCCAGTTTTCAGGTTCCAGTGAAGGATCAAATACTGAAACTCCATGAGGGATTAAGATACCTGGATATCCTTCTTAAACAGGAGGAGAAACTAGGTGATGAAATAAAGGATCTTATTGGAGTTGCGGTCTCTGATGTAGGAATTTTGACCTTCTCCCTTTCTGTCAATGAAATCAAAGAAGGCTTGCCTGAGGAAACAGATCTTGGGGTGTTTCATTTGCACAAAGTTCTCAAATATATGGTGGCAGAGGTTGCACAAAATTATCCACTAAAATCACCATATTCATCATTTAATTATCCTAGACCCAATGAGTTGGGCTGTATGGATTCTTTCCTAGAAAATCTCAAGGAACTAGCAAGGTGTGATGAGGCTGATGATTCAATTGGTTTTCAACATCATAGAATCCAAGTGATCCAAAACGATCTCGTATTCTTAAGATCTTTCCTGGAAAATATCAAGGAGCAGCGCTATCAGAATGGAAAACTTCAAGCTTTCTGGAGTCATGTTATGGAGGCTGCATACAAGGCAGAGTTACTGATTGACTTGGCACTTGTTGGTGATAAATGTGAAGATTCTTTGGATGCTGTTTCTAGAGATATCAATCTTTTGAAGATTGAGGCCCCTGAGATCCATAATGCTCAAACCCAAAGAGTTAACAAGACTTCCCTTCACATACCGTCACAACTTGCTGCCGCCATGCACGACGAAGATCTGGTAGGTCTTGACGACGAGGTGGAAATTATTACTCATCGGCTTACGAGAGGATCCAAGCAATTGGATATTGTTCCCATTGTGGGTATGCCAGGCCTTGGTAAGACCACATTAGCCCACAAAGTTTATAATGCTCCTTCAGTTAGGTCACATTTCCATGTTCATGGTTGGTGTCGTGTTTCTCAAACGTGTAGCAAACACAGTTTGTTAGTTCAACTTTTGTGTAGTGTTGATTCTAGGAGTCCAGATGAATATCTTAAGGAGGATGAAAATAATTTGGCTAACAAGCTAAGGCAGGTTTTGCTGAGAAGTAGGTATCTCCTTTTTTTGGATGACTTGTGGGACGTTGAGGCATGGAATTTGTTGGAAAAATCACTACCGAATGATGCCAATGGAAGCAGGATTCTCTTCACCAGTAGATACCAGAATTTATCTTTGCATTTCAAACCTAATAGCGAGCCTCACCATCTCCGCCATCTTACTGGCGAAGAGAGTTGGACATTGCTGCAGAGAAAGCTATTTGGCATGGAAGATTGTCCTCCCGCGCTAAGTGAAGTTGGATCTCAAATATCAAAACTTTGTCACGGCTTACCCCTCGCAGTTGTCCTTATTGCTGGAATTCTTGCTACTACTGCACAAGATAGTTGGGAAGAAGTTGCAAAAAGTCTAAGTTCTATCGTCCTTGAGGATGAATACTGCATGAAGGCACTTGAGCTGAGTTATAGTCATTTACCAGATTATTTGAAGCCATGCCTTCTGTATTTTGCTGCATTTCAAGAAGATGAGGTTATTAATGTGCGAAGGTTGTTACGGCTTTGGATCTCTGAAAGATTTGTGCAACAAACTGAAGGAAAGAGCTTAAAGGAAGCAGCTTATGACTACTTGACGACTCTAATTAATAGAAGTTTAGTTATGGCTGTCAGACAGAGAAATGTGGGTGGTGCCAAATACTGTCTACTTCACGATTTGGTACACGAGTTTTGTGTGAAAAAAGCCAAAGAAGAAAGTTTTCTATATGCTATTCATAGTTGGAACCCTCTTTGTCTTACTGGACCAAGCAACCCCCACCGAGTTTGTGTTTCCAATGCCAGGGAATTGAAGATTTGGGAGTTAACGCTTATTTTTCCCAATTTACGCTCTTTGATCTTGTTTGGACAAGATGATTTTAAACATGAAGAGGAGGATTTGCGTATTTTGTTACCTAAACTTCTCAGAGTGTTGGATATTAGGAATTTGGACTTTCGTTATTCTTTTCCAATGGAAGTAGTATTGCTTGTTCACTTGAGATACCTGGCGCTCAAACGAATACCATACATCCCATCTGCGATAGCCAATCTCTCAAGGTTAGAAACTCTCATCGTAGAAGATCCGTTTGGTACTGAGCTGCCAAGTACTATTTGGAACATTAAGACATTGAGTCATCTACGTGTTTTAAATTATCATGGAGTATGGCCAATGGGTTTTATTTTTCCACTTGGAAATCTTGAAGGATCCCCAGATTTAGATCATTTAGACACTTTACACCTTGCAattgatccctcccctcaaagCTTGCAAAAGATACTGAGAAAGTTACCAAGCGTTCGCAGGTTAAAATGTATGGAACGCTGGAACAGCTCAAGAGAAGCTACCAGAAATTGCAACGAGATTCTTGAATTTGACGGTTTGAATCAACTGGAATCGCTTCATTTGTTTCGTTTTCATGGATGTGGATTTAAATTCCCgttgaatttgaaaaagttggttCTCTCACATAATCGTCAGCCATGGAGTgaaatttcaacaattggaaagTTGCCCAATCTTGAAGTGCTTAAATTACTTGAGGACTGCTTTGTTGGGGAAGAATGGGTAATGAAAGAAGGGGAGTTCCCTAAACTCCGAGTCTTAAAATTGTCAGAGTTGGAATTTCGCAACTGGACTGCATTTTCTGATAATTTTTCCCGCCTTGAGAAATTGGTCTTGCACTCGTGTGAGGAGCTGGAAAAGGTCCCTTCCTGTTTAGGGGAGTGTGAGACTCTTGAAATGATTCAGGTGAAAGGGTGTCGTGAGTCTGTTGTAGATTCTGTAAAGCAAATTCAACAAGAGCAGATAGATATGGGAAATGAGGTTCTAAAGATCGAAATTGATGAGTATGATACATCCATTTCCTCAGAAGAATAG